DNA sequence from the Chloroherpetonaceae bacterium genome:
GTTAATTACAACCCGATTGCTTTGGAAATTGTCTTTAAGCTCATAATACCGAACATTCGTAACCCGATCTAAATACCCAAACTCGTGATAATAATACTTCGGTAAGGTTTGGTTGCTATCGTAAACGGCGACGAGGTTTTTATTAATTCCATATTCATACTCCGTCCGTGTTGTATTTCCCCCAACCTTGAACGCTTTCTCAATTCTCGCGCCTTCGGCATTATAAAAATAATCGAGGAAATTTCCATTAGAAAATACAATTCTTGTGGGCAGATTTCGCCAATCGTATAGAATGCTGGTTATGCCTTTGGCGTTATCGCGGGTGAGGTTGCCGTTGCCGTCGTAGGCGTAGTTTGTTGATGTTTGTCCGGTTCGCACGCCTTCGTTGCTGTTGCTGCCAGTAGCGGCATCGGTAATGTGCGTGAGTTGGTTTCTGCCGCTCACATAGTTGTAAGTGAGGTTATCAATAAGTGCGGTGTGGTTCCCTCTTCGCGTAACATTGATAAAGCTGCCGTTGCGGTCTTTTGCAAGCGTTGAATTTTTCTAAAGATGGCCAAATGTGCACCTCTCTATTATTTTATTAGAATTATTTGCTTTCAAAAATCAAACTCTTATATTGCTTGTAATCAATTTTAACCAAAAAAATATGAAAGTCATTATTGATATACCGGATCGTGACGCGAAATTTGCGCTTAAAGTTTTAAATAGTCTTTCCTTTATCAAAAAAACCAAACCATTGAGCTCAGCTGCTATTGAACTTTGGGAAGAACTCAATCAAGCAACTGATGAAGTTCGGCTTCACAAACAAGGTAAAATCAAGTTAAAAACCGCCCAAGAAATTATCAATGAACTATAAAATTCTTCTTACAGTTTGTTTTGAAAAAGAATTAAAGCGTTTAGCCAAAAAATTTCCTTCATTAAAAGTTGATTTTAGTAAGTTAGTAACTGAATTATCCTTAAAGCCGTTGTCAGGCGATTCTTTAGGAAATAATTGTTATAAAGTTAGAGTTGCAGTCAGTAGTAAGGGTAAAGGTAAAAGTGGCGGCGCAAGGGTTATTACATATATCTATTTTGAAAAAGAAACCATTTATTTGCTCACAATTTACGATAAAAGCGAAATGCAAGACCTGAAACCAAACGAATTAAAAGAAATGATTCAAAATTTACCATTTGACTGAATTACTAAACCCTGAACAAAAGATAAAATTATTTTCTTTTTAAAGTAACCAAACAACTATTATTCTCCGCCCTATTGATATATCCAAATACGCGATAATTATACTTCGGTAATGTTTGGTTGCTATCGTAAACGGCGATGAGGTTTTTATTAATTCCATACTCATACTCCGTTCTTGTAGTATTTCCCCCAACCGTGAAGGCTTTTTCTATTCTCGCGCCTTCGGCATTGTAAAAATAATCGAGGAAATTTCCATTGGAAAATACAA
Encoded proteins:
- a CDS encoding type II toxin-antitoxin system RelE/ParE family toxin → MNYKILLTVCFEKELKRLAKKFPSLKVDFSKLVTELSLKPLSGDSLGNNCYKVRVAVSSKGKGKSGGARVITYIYFEKETIYLLTIYDKSEMQDLKPNELKEMIQNLPFD